The Ricinus communis isolate WT05 ecotype wild-type chromosome 8, ASM1957865v1, whole genome shotgun sequence sequence TGGAGAGCGGCGAAAGAAGAAACTTGAGAcatataatatgtaatttgGGTAAAGAAGGGAACCCTAAATAAGAATTACAAAaatcattattataattatatatataaaaaaaaaaaggaaagggaTAAAGAGAAGAAGGAAGATGATGACAGGAGGGCGAAGGATGATGAAGAAGACGATGGTGACGTGGAAAAGAGTGGGCCGTTTGATATTTTTtggagaagaagagaaatatgagaaaagactAAAAAGGGCACAATTGGAAAAAAAGagcaaaaatagagaaaatgcGCAggtaaaagagaaaagggttTGGTgtgagagaaagaaagggagACGGAGAAAGAGACGAGTTAACTCGTATGTGACTCAGCTGAGTCACTGAGTCTTGAAATTGAGAATTTCATTGTAGGTGGAAATTTGGCTGCCGTTTGATCAAGGTTCTCATCCGACGTCGTTCCGTGATTATTATAGAAGAGAGAGTTAATTACTATAAAGTCCCTGAACTTATATCACACTTGTCCAAATTAGTTCATCCCTAATTTTATGTTCATTAACTAAAAAGTTTGCAGCCtattttttctgattttctatttgaattaaaataaatagatccTTGCTATTATGTCAAGTCTGTGAATgcatatatgaaattttgaataccTAAATTTCTcgtgtttattatatattaattcaatgaataattaaaatacagaCCAAACAGATTACTTCACTTATTATGGtttttaattcttctttttcttattgctTTAATTTATAATCGTTGGCTGACTTATTAGCGGCAACACAATGAAgatgataattaaaaataaaaaaatgatgatgtaataaaatatatgttaattcAGTCAGttgataaaaagattaataaaatagtcCCCTTTATGCAAAgtattatgatattttttccATAGGGACCAATATATCACGTAAAATATCTCAAAATCTCCCTTGTCGAGCTTAGCATGGATAGTAATAAATGCATGAATTGTATGTAAatgttaaaattgcatgattAAATGATAAACCCTACTCTTTTTCTAGATCATACTCGCTTTCTAGACCATAGCCGAAAATCGGCATGCAAATAAAGCACATAATGTAAACTCCAGAGGGTAACAACACCGAGCACAACGCCCCTCTGAAGAAAGATGATGAgctaaaaaattaagtatagTGGGAATTATATCATTACAAACATACCCAAGAGACAGACGAACTCCAAATAAATTCCATCACttctaaatttgatttaaatgaGAGCCATGTTAGTCAAAATCTAACGACAAATCCTGAGCTGTGGGGTCTATGCCATGGGCTTGCTCTCACTTGGAATTTGGGTCTTCGGAAGTTGTTGGTTGAGGTTGATAACATGTGTGTAGTTTTCGCTTTTTACTGGAGAGACATTAGTTCCAGTTATGACCCGCTGGTTTTAGGGACCCGAAGCATGCTTAGACAGAGCTGGCAAGTTCCGATTAGGCATGTTTCTAGAGAAGCGAATTTTGCTGTTGATTGTTTGGCTTCATTTGTTGGTAGATTTCTAACTAGCTAACATGAGTTTGATACGGCTCCAACAGAGGTTATTCATCTGCTTCAGCAGGATGTCATTGGGGTTGGTCATACCCGTATGGTTTTGAACTAGCCTGAGGCCTTGCCTCCGTttgtaataaaagaaattctaaagaCAACCAAAGTTATGAGCATATTTCATAGTATGATAACCTTTCTTCTCATAGTGTCAACATAACTCATCATCATCCATAATCTTACTTTAGGAatataaataaggaaaaaattaGATGAAATAAGGTCTTCATTCCACGTGTCATCACCATTAAGCAAAGTAGAAATAGTTGTATTAGCGGGTAAAGATTTAGGAGAGGAGATTCTAAAGTTATGAGGTAGAGACAACCACTTGTCATTTTAGATACTAACATTCAAACTATTCTCAGATCTCCAACAATAGCCCTTATTAAATAAAGCACGACCTCGCACCATACTCCGCCATTCGAAAGAAGGGTTAGAACTCGACTCTACCTCTGATAAAGACCTAGTTAGCAATATCTTTCCTTCAAAACTAGAGCCATAAGGATACGCCAAATCTGCTTGCCAATTAAAGCTTGATTAAATACCTTCATGTTTCAAAATCCTATGCCACTCATAGACTTAAACTTACACATATCCTTCCAAGTATTCTGGAGCTTTCCTTATTAGACCTTTACTAAAATCTAGCACACAACCGTCCATTGTTATCTACAGTGGAAGTAGGAAGTCAAAAAACCTGTATAACATAGGTGGGAAGGCTTgaactatataattttttttaagagtttCGTTACCTTCTTAAAAGAATAGCTTGTCATTCCACCCATTGAGCCTTATAATAACTCTGTCCCTGAGGTAACCAAATTGTATACATTTGTTTCTTATAGAAAAAGTAGGCATACCTAGGTATACACTATGACTAGAAACCAACGAACCCTAAATATTTCCTTGATAGCCTCAATTGACTCTGAAAAAGGGTTAGGGCTAAAGATAAGGTGTACTTATCATACTTAATAAGTTGTCCTTGACCAATCTCATACAATCCCAAGCTGAATCAGAACTTGGAGCCCAACAAAACATCATACTATCATCTGTAAAGAAATGAAAGTGAGAAATCATAGGATTAGTACTTGCTACTTTTATCTCATATATGTGAACCAAAATAATAGCATGGGATAATAATGAGAAACTTTAAGCATATTTGATCATTGCCTCAAACTAGGAGTTGGTGTTACGCTTCTAGAGATACATCtataaagagaataaaagaaaatgagacaCATGAGGTATATCTCATGATCAAAGACATCCAACTTTTATAAAAGCCCAAAACGGGTATAATTTCACACAATCATATACTTTGTTCATGTCGAGCGTCATAGAAATGTAACCACCATGTACcctagtaataattaatataagaaataatttaatgattaataaaacaTGTTTTCATTTAAGACTAATAATTCTAGAGACAATTTCAACGAGTATATTAAACgaaataaaggaaaatggGCTTAAGAGGCAAGCTAGGTCTAAACTATAGTTATTGCCTAGATATGATTAGCTTGGTTAACAGTATAAATTTGGTGCCTTGTAATTTCCAGTAAAGTAGCTCCCACAAATCAGTTCTGTTTGTCTGTCATTACTAACTTTCCAATTTCAATTAGTTCGCTTGGTTTATATACCAACTACGTAAGTCACCTTAATCTCTTAGGATTTCTAAGACAAATAGAGACTTATATACAGGTTTTAAAAGAAGGAAcggaatgaaagaaaattgataattttatttattctattgcCATTCCTATCAAAATTCGAGGGGCACTGGCATGTGTTATATAATGAAAGTAGCTATCTTAAAGGTGATAATCTTTCGTCAATATTGAAAATCGATGAatgatatcttttaaaattttataatttttaatctatttattataatattgacataatcaaactgaaaaattgaaatttctaattaataaacgtattatagaagaaaaaaagaatgtaatatttgttatgGTATCAAAACAAACTAATTTCTTAACATAATTAGTTTAAAACCACAATTCCTTTTatgtgagaaaaaaaatgtttgTTGCTAGAGTGGAAAAGTAACTTTAGGTGCTTTTGGCTATTCTTATAGGCTGTAGTAACATTAATTTTCCTAATTTTAGAGCACTAATTAGAACCAGTTGTTATATTgacattcatatatatatatatatatatatatatatatatatatatatatattgttccCTCCTTTTCACTTTAATTTAaccatttaatatttatatttacttttctttttgtctatGCATCTCCTCTCTCTCTTCACCAGGatctttcaattttcttgGTAAAGGAAAGAAGGGGGATTAATTCTGAATAGTAGCCATGACCAAACAAGGAGAATCCGCAAGATGGATTCTTGAACATGTGGAAATCGATAGGATGATGGATGTTCCTATCAACGATCAAGAAACCAACATGAATGCCTTATTACCACCAAAAGGATCTAATGATGTCAGTGTTAAGCCTTCAGGTTCGGGAAATAATTACGGAAAGCCTTCAGGTAATCCTGGAAAGCAATCTTCAACCAATCCTGGTAAACATTCAGGTAATCTTGGGCATTCCTTTAGGAGGAGTACAAGTAATTTTGGTGAATCCCTTCGGAGAACTACAACCAATGTATTGAGGAAAAGTGGTGTTTTAGCTCCAACTCTGCCTCGGAAGGTGGAAAGAACTGCATCGTCTGCCGCGAGAGGGCTTAAGAGCCTAAGGTTTCTTGATAGAACAGTGACAGGGAAAGAAATGGACGCCTGGAGATCCATTGAAAAACGTTTTATTCAATTTGCAGTTGATGATAGGCTGCCAAGAGACAAATTCGGAGCTTGCATAGGTGAACATGTTTTGATTGATTCTTTTTGTCAAATCATTCCAAAACCAAGCACAGAAAAATTGAAACTTAAGAtttcatatacatatatatctgCTAGGGTTGGGAGATTCAAAGGAATTCGCAGAAGAAATATTCGACGCCATTGCAAGGCGCAAGAATATAAGCACAGGAAACGGAATAACAAAGGATCAACTGAAGCTGTTTTGGGAAGACATGACTAAACAAGACCTTGATGCTAGACTACAAATATTCTTTGACATGTAAGAAATTTAAACCATAGTTCTTGAATTTGAGCATGTTAAAGGAATATGTAACAATGGTCTTAAACATAATGATTTTCTTCTAGGTGCGATAAGAATGGAGATGGAAAGCTAACAGAGGAGGAGGTGAAGGAggtgaatatatatatacttttaagcatcagtttcttttcttttgcccTTCTTCAACTTGACCATGAACTTCCGAAGTTTCTTATTCAtgtcatttgaaaaaaaaaaaaaaaacaggtTATACTGTCGAGTGCCTCGGCAAATAAGCTGACGAATCTTAAACAACAAGCACAATCATATGCATTCTTAATCATGGAAGAACTCGACCCGGATCATCTTGGATATATTGAggtaattatttcaatttgcCAGAACTCTTCCTTAATGTTTTCAGAATATATGTTTAATGAACATTTCTGTATTGAGCAGATGTGGCAGCTAGAAATTCTACTAAGAGGAATGGTAAACAATGATGATAAAGTCCAGAAATTGGACAGAAAAACTCAAACTCTGACAAGAGCAATGATCCCCAAAAGATATAGAACTCCTGTCAGTAAATGCATTACTTTATCGACAGAATTTGTCCATGATAATTGGATGAGAATTTGGGCTATCACTGCTTGGTTAGCCATAAACTTGATCCTTTTTATGTGGAAGGTTGAAGAGTACAAACATTCATCCGTTTTCAAAATCACAGGCTATTGCGTCTGTTTGGCGAAAGGTGCTGGCGAGACTCTTAAGTTCAACATGGCTCTTATTCTTGTTCCTGTTTGTAGAAGAACTCTTACTAAGCTTAGATCAACCATTCTAGGAAAATTCATACCTTTCGACGACAATATAAACTTTCACAAGATGATTGCAGTGGCTATATCAATTGGTACTGTTATTCATGTGATGGCACATTTGGCTTGCAATTTTCCTCTATTGAGTTCATGTCCTAATCAAAAATTCATGGTGCTACTTGGACCTATTTTAAACTATCAACAACCAAGTTTTGGATACTTAATGGAAAGTACAGTAAGCATAACTGGGTTCTTGATCATGTTTATTATGGGGTTCTCATTTACGCTTGCGACACATTCTTTTCGGAGGAGTGCTATCAATTTACCAGGGGCATTTCATAGTTTGGCAGGGTTTAATGCCTTCTGGTATGCACATCATTTGCTCGTTGTGGCATATATCCTCCTTATTTTACATGGCTACTTCCTAATTTTTGATAGACCTTGGTATTTGAAGACGGTATGTACATTTTCATGAGCTATACGCTCTGCATTATGCATAATTTTATCAATCATATGCATGCACTTGAATATGCATAACATGGCTCAATGGTAATGGAGGGTGTCCGGGTATGAGGTTGCATGTTTGAACTTGTCTGAGGAAATTAACCAAAAAATGCATATGTGCATATAAATTTCCAGGTTTCGATGAGTTTTCGACTTATGTATTTCTActgtctttttttcttttcttgcagACATGGATGTATGTTCTTGTACCAGTATTGGGTTATGCAATTGAAAGAATCTTTTCACGATACGAACATAATCTTCAAGTTGATGTTATTAAGGTTTGCATTAGTGATGATTAATCTTTCTGCCCTTGAATCCCTCCCTTGTTCCAGGATAATAATTCAGACACAACCCTTTAATCACTTGCAGGCAGTAATTTATTCAGGAAATGTTCTAGCACTCTACATGACTAAACCTCCAGGATTCAAGTACAAAAGTGGAATGTACCTTTTTATCAAGTGTCCTGACATATCGAAATTCGAATGGTGATTTCATCAACACCTTCTAACAAATAgtcattaaataattatttgtgttgtatatcaatataagaaatttctCCAATTCTCTTTTATCACAGGCATCCATTTTCCATCACTTCTGCACCAGGAGATGATTACTTGAGTGTCCATATACGAACCTTGGGAGATTGGACCAGGGAGCTTAATAACAGATTTGAAAAGGTAATTGCACTAATGCCTAATTATTGTTTCAAACCTCAACTTGTTATAAGTTGATTCATCTAAATTTGTTGCTGTGTTTCTTCAGATATGTGAGCCCCCACCTAAAACACCAAGAAGAGGAAACCTAATGAGAAGAGAAACTATAGCATTATCAGGCGTAAACTATGATGAAATACAAGCAACGTAAGTAACACCGTTATAGCTGTCAAGCCATATATACGCTTAATTTTCAGCTATTAAAACCTTATATCTAATAGCTCCTTGTTCTTTCATGCGGCAGATTTCCAAATATTATCCTCAAGGGACCCTTTGGAGCCCCAGCTCAAAGTTATAGCAAGTTTGATATCCTCTTACTTATAGGTCTAGGAATTGGAGCAACTCCATTTATCAGCATTGTAAAGGATCTCCTTTATCACATGAAGGAGAACGAATCAAACGATCATAACACAGTAAGCTACAGGATTAATAATCACCCATAAGATTTAATTCCTTAGCAATAtcgaattttgataaacaaTGATACATTATTATTCTTGCATATAGGAACACGCATTGGAGTCGGCTAGAAAATGTCCCGAAAGAGCATATTTCTACTGGGTAACTAGAGAACAAAGCTCCTTTGAATGGTTTAAGGGTGTCATGGATGATATTGCAGATTTTGATCACAATGTGGGTATTCCTGAACTTATGAACTTTTCTATGTTATACTAATTTATCCAACTAACGGGTACTTTTTATTGGGTTCTTTAACAGAACGTGATAGAAATGCACAACTACTTGACAAGTGTGTATGAAGAAGGTGATGCAAGGTCTGCACTTATTGCCATGATACAGAAATTGCAGCATGCAAAGAATGGAATGGACATTGTGTCCGAGAGTCGGGTtggtctttttattttttatttaatagctAGAATTAGCTAACTAATTTAGAACGTGTCAGATATGACTctttttaatgattaaatCAGGTAAGTTTTAATCAATACAATTATCTTTTTCCTACTAGAGGCATGTATTTGATCACTAAGCAACTGAAGGATATATATAGCTAGCTATTGTAgcatttgaaataattattacataattaaatatagtatttaCAATTATATTAAGTTAGTTTAAagtctaattaatttattattttaatcgtAACAGATAAAAACACATTTTGCGAGACCCAA is a genomic window containing:
- the LOC8278041 gene encoding putative respiratory burst oxidase homolog protein H isoform X2, producing the protein MTKQGESARWILEHVEIDRMMDVPINDQETNMNALLPPKGSNDVSVKPSGSGNNYGKPSGNPGKQSSTNPGKHSGNLGHSFRRSTSNFGESLRRTTTNVLRKSGVLAPTLPRKVERTASSAARGLKSLRFLDRTVTGKEMDAWRSIEKRFIQFAVDDRLPRDKFGACIGLGDSKEFAEEIFDAIARRKNISTGNGITKDQLKLFWEDMTKQDLDARLQIFFDMCDKNGDGKLTEEEVKEVILSSASANKLTNLKQQAQSYAFLIMEELDPDHLGYIEMWQLEILLRGMVNNDDKVQKLDRKTQTLTRAMIPKRYRTPVSKCITLSTEFVHDNWMRIWAITAWLAINLILFMWKVEEYKHSSVFKITGYCVCLAKGAGETLKFNMALILVPVCRRTLTKLRSTILGKFIPFDDNINFHKMIAVAISIGTVIHVMAHLACNFPLLSSCPNQKFMVLLGPILNYQQPSFGYLMESTVSITGFLIMFIMGFSFTLATHSFRRSAINLPGAFHSLAGFNAFWYAHHLLVVAYILLILHGYFLIFDRPWYLKTTWMYVLVPVLGYAIERIFSRYEHNLQVDVIKAVIYSGNVLALYMTKPPGFKYKSGMYLFIKCPDISKFEWHPFSITSAPGDDYLSVHIRTLGDWTRELNNRFEKICEPPPKTPRRGNLMRRETIALSGVNYDEIQATFPNIILKGPFGAPAQSYSKFDILLLIGLGIGATPFISIVKDLLYHMKENESNDHNTEHALESARKCPERAYFYWVTREQSSFEWFKGVMDDIADFDHNNVIEMHNYLTSVYEEGDARSALIAMIQKLQHAKNGMDIVSESRIKTHFARPNWKKVFSQLANEHPSSRIGVFYCGSITLAKPLKKLCQEFNLNSTTRFQFHKENF
- the LOC8278041 gene encoding putative respiratory burst oxidase homolog protein H isoform X1, translating into MMDVPINDQETNMNALLPPKGSNDVSVKPSGSGNNYGKPSGNPGKQSSTNPGKHSGNLGHSFRRSTSNFGESLRRTTTNVLRKSGVLAPTLPRKVERTASSAARGLKSLRFLDRTVTGKEMDAWRSIEKRFIQFAVDDRLPRDKFGACIGLGDSKEFAEEIFDAIARRKNISTGNGITKDQLKLFWEDMTKQDLDARLQIFFDMCDKNGDGKLTEEEVKEVILSSASANKLTNLKQQAQSYAFLIMEELDPDHLGYIEVIISICQNSSLMFSEYMFNEHFCIEQMWQLEILLRGMVNNDDKVQKLDRKTQTLTRAMIPKRYRTPVSKCITLSTEFVHDNWMRIWAITAWLAINLILFMWKVEEYKHSSVFKITGYCVCLAKGAGETLKFNMALILVPVCRRTLTKLRSTILGKFIPFDDNINFHKMIAVAISIGTVIHVMAHLACNFPLLSSCPNQKFMVLLGPILNYQQPSFGYLMESTVSITGFLIMFIMGFSFTLATHSFRRSAINLPGAFHSLAGFNAFWYAHHLLVVAYILLILHGYFLIFDRPWYLKTTWMYVLVPVLGYAIERIFSRYEHNLQVDVIKAVIYSGNVLALYMTKPPGFKYKSGMYLFIKCPDISKFEWHPFSITSAPGDDYLSVHIRTLGDWTRELNNRFEKICEPPPKTPRRGNLMRRETIALSGVNYDEIQATFPNIILKGPFGAPAQSYSKFDILLLIGLGIGATPFISIVKDLLYHMKENESNDHNTEHALESARKCPERAYFYWVTREQSSFEWFKGVMDDIADFDHNNVIEMHNYLTSVYEEGDARSALIAMIQKLQHAKNGMDIVSESRIKTHFARPNWKKVFSQLANEHPSSRIGVFYCGSITLAKPLKKLCQEFNLNSTTRFQFHKENF